The Sphingomonas naphthae nucleotide sequence GGTCGATAGCGGCCTGATCGGCCGCTTCGGCAATATCGATCCCTACCTTGGCGGCACCACCACCCGCATCGGCCTCACCGCCACCGGCCGCGCCGCCGATACCGCGATCAATCTCTACACCATCGCCTACAGTTTTCGCCTCACCTCCAACTTCACCTACTTCCTCGACGATCCGGTTAATGGCGACGAATTCCAGCAGCGCGACCGGCGACTGATCTTCGGCGGATCGCTCGCCCGCGATTTCCCCACCACGATCGGCAGGTTGCCGGTCACCGTCACCCTCGGCAGCGAAGGTCGCTACGACGCGATCGGCAAGATCGGCCTTTACGACAGCATCGCCGGCATGCGCGGCGCGCCCGTCCGGCAGGACAAGGTGGATGAGGCGAGCGGCGCGCTCTACGGCCAGGCGACCGTGGCGCCCACCGATCGCCTCCGCCTGACCCTCGGTCTGCGCGGCGATCTCTACGGCTACAAGGTCCGCGCGCAGACGCTTGCCGCCAATTCGGGCAGGGGCACGGATTTCATTCTCGGCCCCAACGCGGCCCTCGCCTGGCGGGCCGCCGATCATCTCGAACTCTACGCCAATTACGGCGAGAGCTTCCATTCGAACGACGCGCGCGGCGCCACCATCCGCATCGATCCCGTCACCGGCGACCCGGCCGATCGGGTGCAATTGCTGGTCAAGGCGCGCGGATCGGAAGTGGGCGCCCGCTACGAACGATCGCGCTTCAGCGCCTCGCTGGTGGCCTATTATCTCACCCTCGGCTCGGAACTGGTGTTCTCCGGCGACGGCGGCACCACCGAACCCAACGACGCCACCCGCCGCTACGGCGGGGAGGCGACCCTCTTCTGGCGCCCGCTTGCCTGGCTGGCACTCGATGGCTCCGCCGCCCTCAGCCACGCCCGCTTCCGGGGCGTCGCCCCCGGCCGGACCCGCATCCCCAATTCGGCGAGCAACGTCCTGTCCCTCGGCGCCGCGATCGACCTGCCCAGCGGCCTCTCCGCCTCCGCCCGCCTCCGCCACTTCGGCGCCGCCCCCCTGATCGAGGACAACACCGCCCGCTCGCGCGCCACGACGCTGGTGAACCTCGGCACCTACTACCGCGTCGGTCGCTTCAAGCTGGGCGTGGACCTGCTCAACGCCTTCGGCTCGAAGGACAACGACATCACCTATTTCTACGCATCGCGGCTACAGGGCGAAGCGGCGGGCGGGGTCGAGGATTATCACGTCCATCCGGTTGAGCCGCGACAGGTGAGGGTATCGGTGCGAGCGTCGTTCTAGTTCGATGGCGCTGATCTGCGGCCCAAGCGTTTGCCTCGCGCCATGACGATCCTCATTCCCATCCTCGGCGATCAGCTCACCCACGATCTCGCGGCTCTCCGCGATGCTCCGCCAAGCGATGCCGTCGTCCTGATGATGGAGGTCGCCGACGAGACGACCTACGTCCGCCACCACAAGCGCAAGATCGCGCTGATCCTGTCGGCCATGCGCCATTTCGCCGACGAGCTTCGCGGACGGGGATGGACGGTCGATTACATCCGCCTCGACGATCCCGATAACAGCGGCAGCTTCACCGGCGAAGTGGCGCGCGCGGTCGAACGCCACCGTCCAAGCGCGATCCGCATCGTCGAGCCCGGCGAGTGGCGGGTAAAGATGATGATCGGCGGCTGGGCGAAGCGCTTCGGCATCCCCGTCGATATTCTGGTCGATGACCGCTTCCTGTGTGGCATCCTCGAATTCCAGACCTGGGCGCAGGCGCGCAACGATCTGGTGATGGAATATTTCTATCGCGAGATGCGCCGCAAGACTGGCCTGCTGATGACCGCCGACGGCCAGCCCGAAGGCGGGCAGTGGAACCTCGACAAGGACAATCGCGCGCCGCCGAAACACGGTCTCAACTATCCCGAACCGATGCACTTCGCGCCCGACGAGACGACGCGGGACGTCATCGCGCTGGTGGCGGAGCGTTTCGCCGGTCACTTCGGACGGCTGGAGAAGTTTGCCTTGCCCGTGACCGCCGGGCAGGCGCGCCGCGCGCTCGCCCATTTCGTGCGGACGGCGCTGCCCGATTTCGGCACCTATCAGGATGCGATGGTGACCGGACAGGACTGGCTCTACCACAGCTGGCTCAGCCCCGCGCTGAACCTGGGCCTGCTGACCCCGCTCGAGGTCGCCGGGGCCGCCGCCCGCGCCTATCATGCAGGGGATGTGCCGCTCAACGCGGCGGAGGGCTTCATCCGCCAGATCATCGGCTGGCGCGAATATGTTCGCGGCTATTATTGGATGGAGATGCCGGATGTCGCGGCCGCCAACGCGCTCGGCGCGACGCGGCCGCTGCCCGAATTCTACTGGACCGGCGAGACCGACATGCTGTGCCTCGCCGAAGCGATCCGCAACACCCGCGACCATGGCTATGCCCACCATATCCAGCGGCTGATGGTGCTGGGCAATTTCGCCATGCTGGCAGGCGTCCGGCCGCAGGATGTCGCCGACTGGTTCCTGGTGGTCTACGCCGATGCCTATGAATGGGTGGAACTGCCCAACGTGATCGGCATGAGCCAGCATGCCGATGCCGGCCGCCTCGCCACAAAGCCCTATGCCGGCGGCGGCGCCTATATCGATCGCATGTCAGACCATTGCGGCCGGTGCCGCTACGACGTGAAGCAGAAGGTCGGCCCCGATGCCTGCCCGTTCAACGCCCTCTACTGGGATTTCCTCGCCCGTCACGAACGCCGCTTCCGCCGCAACCGCCGCATGGTGCACATGTACTCGAACTGGGATCGCATGAAGCCGGAGGTTCGCGACGCCTATCGCGCGAACGCGTCTGCGTTTCTCGATACGCTCGAACCGGCGGCCGTGGGGTGGGCGAAGTAGCGGTGTTGGCGCCGGGAGCTACTTCGCCCGCCGATTGCGGCCGCGCGTCATCGGATCGGGCTTCTTCGGCGGGGTCCAGCCGGCGGGCGGCGTGACCCTCTGCTGGCTCGTGCCCAGGCCCATGGCGCCCGGCTGTTGCCGGCTTAGCCCCGACGTATCGGCCTGAGCCACCTCCTCCCGCGAGGTGCCGCCCCGCAGGAGGTTGAGCTGGTCACGCAGCCGTTTGGCTTCCTCGAAATCGAGCGCGGCGGCGGCGGCTTCCATCCGCCGCCGCAGGTCGTCCGCCTCGCCGCCCATCAGGCCAGCGTGCGGACCTTGGGCTCGCGCGCGTAGAAACGCTTCGCCGCCGCCTTCACGAAGGGTTTGCCAAGACCCACCATGCCCTCGTCCGGCTCGACGCCGGCCTTGTCGAGCAGCGGCCTGGCCGCCTCGCTGTGGCCGATCGCCTTGCAATGGCCGAAGGCGTCCATCACGAACTGGATCGCGGCGGCCTCCTTCAGCAGCGCCGCGCAGCCCTCTTCCGAAAGCACCAGCGCGATCGCGCCGACGAACACCGAGGGGAAGCCCGCCAGCTGGGCATCGGCCTTGAGCAGCGACCCGTCCGACATCTTCGTGCCGCCCACCTTGGGCGCGATCAGGATCGGCTTGCCGCCCGCGTCGCCGATCGCCGAGGTCAGCGCATCGACGGCGGCGGCGTCCGAGCCGTCGGCGATGAGGATGCCGATCGCCGCGCCCTCGATCGAGGTGGGCACCAGCGGCCCCTCGATGATGCGCAGCGCGGGCGACAGGTCGAGATCCTGCACCGGCACCGCCGTGGGCGAGGCGGCGGGCAGGTCCATGGCGAGGCCGTCGGCGACGCGCGCCGCCAGATCGGGATCGACGTTGACGAGGTTGGACAGCATCCGCGTGCGGACATGCTCCAGCCCGACCTTGGACAGCTCGAACACGATCGCCGAGGCCAGATGCGCCTGCTCAGGCACCGCCAGCGAGCGGAAGAACAGCCGCGCCTGGCTATAATGGTCGGCGAAGCTCTCGGGGCGGATGCGCAGCTTGTCGCCCTGCTCGTCGGCGCCGGTCGCGGTATTGGTCGTCTTGAAGCCCGACATGGGGCATTCGCGCGGGCCGGCGATCTCGCCGCTCTCGCTCAGGCTGTTGGGCTCGTAATTGGCGCGGCCCTTGGGCACCTGCATCTGCATGTGGCCGTCGCGCTGGAAGTTCATCACCGGGCATTTGGGCGCGTTGATCGGGATCTGGTGGAAGTTGGTCGATCCCAGCCGCTTCAGCTGCGTGTCGAGATAGGAGAAGAGCCGGCCCTGAAGCAGCGGATCGTTGGTGAAATCGATGCCGGGCACGATGTTGGCCGGGCAGAAGGCGACCTGCTCGGTCTCGGCGAAGAAATTGTCGGGATAGCGATCGAGCACCATCCGGCCAACCTTGCGGACCGGGCACAATTCCTCGGGGATCAGCTTGCTCGAATCGAGCACGTCGAACGGCAGGCTGTCGGCGAATGTCTGGTCGAACAGCTGGAGGCCCAGTTCCCATTCGGGGAAGTCGCCCCGGTCGATC carries:
- a CDS encoding TonB-dependent receptor, with translation MRAAIVMAAVCLVGIAGDAVAQTGPAIPVIDRSLSSEGEIVVYGRSLPQIGLALSGSQGVVGYRDFEDRPLSRVGELVENVPGVIATQHSGTGKANQYFLRGFNLDHGTDFAGFVDGAPVNMRTHGHGQGYLDLNFLIPELVERIDYRKGPYFADTGDFSAAGTVKFTTVDRLHAPLIEATVGSFGYYRALAAGSASLGDGHLLAAIDGTLSDGPWVLDERLRKVNGLVKYTAGDWSLGLTGYHATWAATDQVPQRAVDSGLIGRFGNIDPYLGGTTTRIGLTATGRAADTAINLYTIAYSFRLTSNFTYFLDDPVNGDEFQQRDRRLIFGGSLARDFPTTIGRLPVTVTLGSEGRYDAIGKIGLYDSIAGMRGAPVRQDKVDEASGALYGQATVAPTDRLRLTLGLRGDLYGYKVRAQTLAANSGRGTDFILGPNAALAWRAADHLELYANYGESFHSNDARGATIRIDPVTGDPADRVQLLVKARGSEVGARYERSRFSASLVAYYLTLGSELVFSGDGGTTEPNDATRRYGGEATLFWRPLAWLALDGSAALSHARFRGVAPGRTRIPNSASNVLSLGAAIDLPSGLSASARLRHFGAAPLIEDNTARSRATTLVNLGTYYRVGRFKLGVDLLNAFGSKDNDITYFYASRLQGEAAGGVEDYHVHPVEPRQVRVSVRASF
- a CDS encoding cryptochrome/photolyase family protein, translated to MTILIPILGDQLTHDLAALRDAPPSDAVVLMMEVADETTYVRHHKRKIALILSAMRHFADELRGRGWTVDYIRLDDPDNSGSFTGEVARAVERHRPSAIRIVEPGEWRVKMMIGGWAKRFGIPVDILVDDRFLCGILEFQTWAQARNDLVMEYFYREMRRKTGLLMTADGQPEGGQWNLDKDNRAPPKHGLNYPEPMHFAPDETTRDVIALVAERFAGHFGRLEKFALPVTAGQARRALAHFVRTALPDFGTYQDAMVTGQDWLYHSWLSPALNLGLLTPLEVAGAAARAYHAGDVPLNAAEGFIRQIIGWREYVRGYYWMEMPDVAAANALGATRPLPEFYWTGETDMLCLAEAIRNTRDHGYAHHIQRLMVLGNFAMLAGVRPQDVADWFLVVYADAYEWVELPNVIGMSQHADAGRLATKPYAGGGAYIDRMSDHCGRCRYDVKQKVGPDACPFNALYWDFLARHERRFRRNRRMVHMYSNWDRMKPEVRDAYRANASAFLDTLEPAAVGWAK
- a CDS encoding UvrB/UvrC motif-containing protein, which translates into the protein MGGEADDLRRRMEAAAAALDFEEAKRLRDQLNLLRGGTSREEVAQADTSGLSRQQPGAMGLGTSQQRVTPPAGWTPPKKPDPMTRGRNRRAK
- a CDS encoding catalase, coding for MAKQQTLDPSSGNGGETHQIATGDDILTTNQGIPISDNQNQLKSGARGPVLLEDFVLREKIFHFDHERIPERIVHARGSAAHGYFELYESLSDITAADLFQRAGERTPVFTRFSTVAGGAGSVDTPRDVRGFAVKFYTQKGNWDLVGNNIPVFFIQDAIKFPDLIHAAKMEANKGYPQAATAHDTFWDFISLMPESTHMIMWAMSDRTLPRSFATMEGFGIHTFKLVNAEGKATFVKFHWKPKAGLESTIWDETVKIAGADPDYQRRDLFERIDRGDFPEWELGLQLFDQTFADSLPFDVLDSSKLIPEELCPVRKVGRMVLDRYPDNFFAETEQVAFCPANIVPGIDFTNDPLLQGRLFSYLDTQLKRLGSTNFHQIPINAPKCPVMNFQRDGHMQMQVPKGRANYEPNSLSESGEIAGPRECPMSGFKTTNTATGADEQGDKLRIRPESFADHYSQARLFFRSLAVPEQAHLASAIVFELSKVGLEHVRTRMLSNLVNVDPDLAARVADGLAMDLPAASPTAVPVQDLDLSPALRIIEGPLVPTSIEGAAIGILIADGSDAAAVDALTSAIGDAGGKPILIAPKVGGTKMSDGSLLKADAQLAGFPSVFVGAIALVLSEEGCAALLKEAAAIQFVMDAFGHCKAIGHSEAARPLLDKAGVEPDEGMVGLGKPFVKAAAKRFYAREPKVRTLA